The following coding sequences are from one Triticum aestivum cultivar Chinese Spring chromosome 5A, IWGSC CS RefSeq v2.1, whole genome shotgun sequence window:
- the LOC123107099 gene encoding WRKY transcription factor WRKY62, protein MDDGSSCPTDSAGLLPLIAGSPTAEGLEEKLRRVREENRRLASTLGAILAGRPDLRALARAPASAVTAAWAPSGSASNAAREEAAGVTVEPRPKVRTVCARAEPADTDANLGVKDGYQWRKYGQKVTRDNPHPRSYFRCAFAPSCPVKKKVQRDAEDRSKLVATYEGEHNHAKSPEREFVGNESTGYARSQPCSVSINPSGRTIRLEDMTNHGSGSRLDLETIQREVVTPEFQNLLLDKMVNSLKNDADFMHALTNAVAERILENFPARLS, encoded by the exons ATGGACGACGGCTCGTCATGCCCGACCGACAGCGCCGGGCTTCTCCCGCTCATCGCCGGCTCCCCGACG GCTGAGGGTCTCGAAGAGAAGCTGAGGCGAGTGCGCGAGGAGAACCGGCGGCTGGCCAGCACGCTCGGCGCCATACTCGCCGGTCGCCCCGACCTGCGTGCTCTGGCGAGGGCTCCAGCGTCAGCCGTCACCGCCGCTTGGGCGCCGAGCGGCTCTGCCTCCAATGCAGcgagggaggaggccgccggcgtgACGGTGGAGCCGCGGCCCAAGGTCAGGACGGTCTGCGCGCGCGCGGAGCCGGCCGACACCGACGCCAACCTT GGCGTCAAGGACGGGTACCAGTGGAGGAAGTATGGGCAGAAGGTGACGCGCGACAACCCGCACCCCAGATCCTACTTCCGCTGCGCATTTGCACCATCTTGCCCCGTGAAGAAGAAG GTGCAGAGAGACGCGGAGGACAGGTCAAAGCTAGTGGCGACCTACGAGGGCGAGCACAACCACGCTAAATCCCCCGAGCGAGAATTCGTCGGCAACGAGTCCACAGGGTACGCGAGGTCACAGCCGTGCTCGGTCTCCATTAACCCGTCCGGCCGGACGATCAGGCTAGAAGACATGACGAACCATGGGTCAGGATCGAGGCTGGACCTGGAGACTATCCAGAGGGAGGTTGTTACGCCTGAATTTCAGAATCTTCTGTTGGACAAGATGGTGAATTCTCTCAAGAATGATGCAGATTTCATGCATGCTCTAACAAATGCGGTGGCTGAGAGAATACTGGAAAATTTTCCAGCCCGGCTAAGTTAA
- the LOC123101367 gene encoding ankyrin repeat-containing protein At2g01680-like: MDLLPLSHQALFAAVRSADAEAVRRLLAVAEESALYIAAEAGALEVVHLLLPLYDLEAAKLRSHLDLDAFHVAAKQGHTSEPLFSLD, encoded by the coding sequence ATGGATCTCCTGCCGCTCTCCCACCAGGCGCTCTTCGCAGCCGTCCGATCCGCGGACGCCGAGGCCGTGCGCCGCCTCCTGGCCGTCGCCGAGGAGTCCGCGCTCTACATCGCGGCGGAGGCCGGCGCGCTCGAGGTCGTGCACCTCCTCCTCCCGCTCTACGACCTCGAGGCCGCCAAGCTCCGCTCCCACCTCGACCTCGACGCcttccacgtcgccgccaagcaaGGGCACACTAGTGAGCCCCTCTTCTCGCTCGATTAG